The following coding sequences lie in one Arachis hypogaea cultivar Tifrunner chromosome 9, arahy.Tifrunner.gnm2.J5K5, whole genome shotgun sequence genomic window:
- the LOC112711335 gene encoding uncharacterized protein, with translation MGCFMACFGLSNKRKRKKALYNVNAANQKYGSYEALAIKEKAMIPYSDLRKRDECKEQNNVKSKKKKKKVTFNLNVQIYEPDPTAYKVLDNEEEEHENSAAEPAKKNSNSPSVSGEGSASLTVTYPPNYRYYNCSEDFGEEEDVDYEESDIDDYEDDEEFDDGYDCDDGSSDKSLENDEAEAYGENSRQKELSDLSNSSAAEYRTRNQMAIDASGRDRSTNMHSVLSPVENLTQWKAIKAKVPSSKHRRKENVPSIPSTTTEACSNFSPCFSMKSSVLQSKPRLPQVAVDASLSNWLISPNFNVSKTTIHCQ, from the exons ATGGGTTGTTTCATGGCATGTTTCGGTTTATCCAACAAAAGAAAGCGCAAAAAGGCTCTCTACAATGTTAATGCTGCAAACCAA AAATATGGAAGCTATGAAGCTCTTGccataaaagaaaaagccatgatTCCATATTCTGATTTGAG AAAAAGAGACGAATGTAAGGAGCAGAATAATgtcaaaagcaagaagaagaagaagaaagttacATTTAATCTGAATGTTCAGATATATGAGCCTGATCCCACAGCTTATAAGGTACTAGATAACGAGGAagaagaacatgaaaacagtgCTGCAGAACCAGCAAAGAAGAACTCGAATTCACCTTCCGTCTCCGGAGAAGGATCTGCATCCTTAACAGTGACATACCCTCCAAATTACAGATATTATAACTGCAGTGAAGATTTCGGCGAGGAAGAAGATGTAGACTACGAGGAATCTGACATCGATGACTATGAGGATGATGAAGAGTTTGATGATGGATATGATTGTGATGATGGTAGTAGTGACAAGAGTTTAGAGAATGATGAGGCTGAAGCATATGGTGAAAACAGCAGACAGAAGGAGTTGTCCGATTTGTCCAACTCTTCTGCGGCCGAATACAGGACAAGGAATCAGATGGCAATTGATGCAAGTGGAAGAGACAGAAGCACAAACATGCATTCTGTTCTGAGCCCTGTAGAGAATCTAACTCAGTGGAAAGCAATCAAAGCAAAAGTTCCATCAAGTAAGCACAGGAGGAAGGAGAACGTTCCAAGCATACCCTCGACCACCACTGAAGCTTGCTCGAATTTCTCACCTTGTTTCAGCATGAAATCAAGTGTCCTTCAGTCTAAACCTCGGTTGCCTCAAGTTGCAGTTGATGCTAGTCTCTCAAACTGGTTAATTTCCCCTAATTTCAATGTCTCTAAGACCACAATTCATTGTCAATGA
- the LOC112711336 gene encoding uncharacterized protein translates to MDSGSTKEANGHGGFVKKKPTSVASLDGVRVEEEEEEEDEEEEEGRVNGEDDSVSKSLLPPRRGGMSRKSDNRTRSRRRVQWNDKNGKKLFEVLEYEPSDVSESEDDDDDDACMCTIM, encoded by the exons ATGGATAGCGGATCCACTAAGGAAGCTAACGGACATGGTGGTTTTGTGAAGAAAAAGCCAACTTCTGTGGCTTCTTTGGATGGTGTAAGagttgaagaggaggaggaagaagaagacgaagaggaagaagaagggcgTGTTAATGGAGAAGATGATAGTGTCTCTAAGTCCTTGTTGCCACCTCGGAGAGGTGGAATGTCACGCAAATCAGATAATAGAACACGTAGTAGGAGGAGAGTGCAGTGGAATGACAAGAATGGAAAGAAGCTTTTTGAGGTGTTGGAATACGAGCCAAG TGATGTAAGTGAGTCAGAggatgatgatgacgacgacgCTTGTATGTGTACAATAATGTAG